The stretch of DNA AGCCAGACGCAGGCCCAGGAGGGACGCCAGGATATGGTTGAGAAATTGCAGCAGGTTTATCGCCAGGTTTTGCGCTTTACGATGAAAAGGAATTTGGAAAAAGCGGACTGAGTGCGGTCAGGACCGCACCAGCGGGGGATTGTCGAGACGCAATCCATGGCCGCGCACGGTGACAATATACTCCCAACCGGGATCTATTTCCGCCATGCGGTCACGCAACCGGCGCACAAGCGCATCCAGGGCTTGTTCTGTGACCCCTTCAGCAGAGCAACCCCACACCGCTTCGACGAGCTCCGTACGGGGGACGACCTCTCCCGTTTGAGAATATAAAACCTGCAGTAAATTAAATTGTGCTGCCGATAAGGGCGGATCGAGCTCGATTTCCAATACCCACACGCGGCGTGCGCCAGCATCAACCCTGAGACGCCGCTTCTGCATTTCGAGCGGCAGGCTCTCAAGGGGCAGGGTTGCATCTGAGCTGAGGTAGATGAAGTGCTGCGCCAGGGAAATTTGGATTTCATCGCCGTCTTCAA from Brevefilum fermentans encodes:
- a CDS encoding FHA domain-containing protein, coding for MENNQEYPLLIAQTGPLEGRRWKIKAPLTLGREKDCDIVIPLRQVSRHHSRISPDPQNGVVIEDLNSKNGTYLNGVLLQEPQPLEDGDEIQISLAQHFIYLSSDATLPLESLPLEMQKRRLRVDAGARRVWVLEIELDPPLSAAQFNLLQVLYSQTGEVVPRTELVEAVWGCSAEGVTEQALDALVRRLRDRMAEIDPGWEYIVTVRGHGLRLDNPPLVRS